The following coding sequences lie in one Glycine max cultivar Williams 82 chromosome 19, Glycine_max_v4.0, whole genome shotgun sequence genomic window:
- the LOC100499748 gene encoding glutaredoxin-C13-like isoform X1, whose amino-acid sequence MDKVMRLASEKGVVIFTKSSCCLCYAVNILFQELGVNPVVHEIDHDPEGREMEKALLRLGCTAPVPAVFIGGKLRGSTNEIMSLHLSGSLTQMLKPYQALS is encoded by the coding sequence ATGGACAAGGTGATGAGGTTGGCCTCTGAAAAGGGTGTGGTGATTTTCACAAAGAGTTCTTGTTGCCTCTGCTATGCAGTTAACATTCTGTTTCAAGAACTTGGGGTGAATCCTGTGGTTCATGAGATTGATCATGACCCTGAAGGCAGAGAAATGGAGAAAGCTCTATTGAGGCTAGGCTGCACTGCTCCAGTCCCAGCTGTGTTCATAGGAGGGAAGCTAAGGGGATCCACCAATGAAATCATGTCCCTCCACCTAAGTGGTTCACTCACTCAGATGCTGAAACCTTATCAGGCTTTGTCTTGA
- the LOC100785440 gene encoding membrane-anchored ubiquitin-fold protein 3-like isoform X1, with amino-acid sequence MAEGEGCIELKFRIYDGTDIAHSTYSSSTTVGTLKQKLVAEWPQGKTVTPKSVSDLKLIHAGKVLENNKTLADYRITFGEIPGGVVTMHVVVQPPVTKKKQRRIRMTSKR; translated from the exons ATGGCTGAAGGCGAGGGGTGTATTGAGCTTAAATTCCGCATATATGACGGAACTGATATAGCACACAGTACATATTCTTCATCTACCACAGTTGGTACCCTTAAGCAAAAGCTAGTTGCTGAGTGGCCTCAAG GCAAAACAGTTACACCAAAGTCTGTAAGTGACCTAAAGCTTATACATGCCGGTAAAGTTTTGGAAAACAATAAAACTCTTGCTGATTACAGAATAACGTTTGGTGAAATCCCTGGGGGTGTTGTTACGATGCATGTTGTAGTACAACCTCcagtaactaaaaaaaaacag